The genomic region GGCCCAGGCGGATGTCGCCGAAGCGCGATGCCGCGATGAAAATCACGAAAACCAGGTAGGCCACCACGGTCAGAAAGTAGTACCACCCGAAGGTGTCCGAGACCCAGCCGAGAAGCGTGTTGATCAGACCCTCGGCATTCTCGGTGAAAAACATCGTCCACAAGGCGAACACCACGATGAGGATTGAGGATCCGAAGAAGACCACCGGATAGTCCGCCTCGAATCCCTCAACGGTGGCCCGCCGGAGACCGCGTTCTC from Marinobacter sp. LV10R510-11A harbors:
- a CDS encoding aldehyde dehydrogenase family protein, with the translated sequence MWIPGPIASSTSQARRSPVTLELGGKSPLVVFDDANIENAVSGGPPLRDSRRTIRWSSSDPQSSSWCSPCGRCFSPRMPRV